The Brasilonema sennae CENA114 genome includes a region encoding these proteins:
- a CDS encoding non-ribosomal peptide synthetase — MGKNLFELPAKFSTLVELLQSRALQQPEQKAYSFVIDSEVEGPCLTYGELDYQARIIAALLQSYGVVGGERALLLYPPGLEFIAAFFGCLYAGVVAVPAYPPRANQSLSRLQAVVADARSAIALTTTTVLSNIEQQFAQYPNLQTLRLLATDNMIASDLVHAWQEPSVNSNTLAFLQYTSGSTGTPKGVMVSHGNLLHNSEYIKTAFELTSESVSVSWLPSFHDMGLLDGVIQPLYTGFLGVLMPPASFVQQPIRWLKAISHYQATHCGGPNFGYDLCVSKTTPQQRETLDLSSWSSAYNGAEPVRKETLEQFASTFKPYGFRSNFFYPCYGMAETTLMVSGGLVKDEPIYCAIDAEALKQNRVVSSQVDNQRVRHIVGCGRSWLDTKIAIVDPQSLKQCTSEQIGEIWVSGASVAQGYWNRQEQTEQTFQAYFANTGEGPFLRTGDLGFLKDGELFVTGRLKDLIIIRGRNYYPQDIELTVAQSHPALQQGGSAAFAIDVGGEERLVIAQEVKRSFLRNLATEEVIATIRQAVTEEHELQVYALLLLKPGSIPKTSSGKVQRHACRTSFLAGSLESVASSILEESHTTVSTASLTYSAVLALEPQERQLQLTCYLQQQVAQVLKIIPSLVNPQQPLNTLGLDSLMAIELQHTIETNLGVVLPMTSFLGSSSINQLATAVLAQLTNVASAPKSDPASAKETITEYPLSYGQQALYFLHQLAPESPAYNIANAVRICGELDIAALHRAFQTLVERHSSLCTTFRNADGQPMQQVHKHVEVWFQQEDAATWDEEFLSYRLLKEAYRPFNLEQSPLMRVSLFTRSPQEHILLLVVHHIVADFWSLTVLVDELGTLYQAQKNNTPVTLPPLLWQYTDYVREQAKMLASPEGERLWRYWQKQLAGELPVLNLPTDRPRPAIQTYRGASLGCKLSAELTQKLQDFSRKRGVTLYMTMLAAFQVLLYRETGQEDLLVGSPTTGRSRTDVAGLVGYFVNPVVLRANLSGNPTFDEFLAQVRSCVLDAFDHQDYPFARLIEQLQPVRDPSRSPLFQVMFVLQKAHLLNESGLTAFALGETGARIKLGELELESLALEQRIAQFDLTLMMALVDETLSASWQYNTDLFDAATIARIAGHFQTLLEGIVADSQQHICFLPLLTELEQQQLLVEWNATQVNYAHATCLHQQFEAQVQQTPDAVAVVFEQEQLTYTELNQRANQLAHHLQTLGVEPEVLVGIYLERSPEMVVSILATLKAGGAYVPLDPSYPQERLAFMLKDAQVSVLLTQEKFFTALPEHRAKVVLVDKNNEARASDSVDNPVSQVTTDNLAYVIYTSGSTGKPKGVMNTHGGICNRLSWMQETYQLTTVDRVLQKTPFSFDVSIWEFFWPLTTGAVSVVARPGGHQDSAYLVEIIKEQQITTLHFVPSMLQVFLEEPGVETCYCLRQVMCSGEALPFKLQEQFFARLDADLHNLYGPTEAAIDVTFWACERENPKYTVPIGRPIANTQIYLLDNHLQPVPVGVPGELHIGGVGLARGYLHQPELTALKFIPNPFSDKLGTRLYKTGDLARYLPDGNIEYLGRLDDQVKLRGFRIELGEIEAVLSQHPALREVVVLMREIERREQHRDFTPLVDVENSSTITGLRRLLKGELAASRADSRNQQLVAYCVTRHQPAPTTTELRRFLLEQFPDYMVPAAFVLLDALPLTANGKVDRRMLPAPGKARPELEKAFVAPRTPQEQTLAEVWAEVLDIEQVGIHDNFFELGGDSIRSIQVLAKATAKGLSFSLAQIFQHQTIESLAQEITFVEPSGLVTQKTEPFSLISHAERHLLPQGVEDAYPLARVQAGVIFHTQSMPEEPMYHDIFLYNLQVRLDNELFQKAVQQVVERHPILRTSFDLTNFSEPLQLVHQQVTAPFQVEDLRDLSPEQQQQALSTWIKAEKRQNFDWSCPPFIRFFIHRLTNQSFYLTFSCHTSILDGWSKACLLTELLHHYDTLLNNKGEVIEPPLTIAYRDFVALERSTLRSPDSQNFWMQKLADCVTTKLARWVVTHRTTDKPKIGFLDVPISPELSEKLQKLARLAEVPLKNILLAAHLRVMSLLSGESDVLTGLESNGRLEEADSEKTLGIHLNTVPFRLQLTGGTWLELVQQVFVAERELLPFRRYPYADLHQLVGRQALQPLVETVFNYTHFHVYQSLQTFQDLEILGARGFGETHFTLRSEFNLNHASDCIQLDLECDLTQISHAQLETIGSYFIETLTAMSVQPFARYESQCLLGDRQRQMLLVEWNHTANKYPQECCIHQHFEAMAAQNPNAIAIVFEGEQLSYQQLNHRANALAHYLQRLGVVPDVPVALCVERSLEMIVGILGILKAGGAYVPIDPTYPRENLAFMLQDAQVPVLLTQARLVADLPAHTAQTVCLDSDWHIIAPESPENPSITSTLENLAYIIYTSGSTGQPKGVLVTQQNLVHSTRARIAYYPEPVTSFLLIPSFAFDSSVGCIFWTLCQGGKLVLLREGSQRDIWQLTKLIAQHQVSHWLSVPSLYSTLLVTIDPDLLVWLHSVIVAGESCSTELVERHRLSLPHTSLFNEYGPTEATVWSSVYNCQNHDLNNPVPIGRPIANTQIYLLDSHLQPVPIGVPGELHIGGFGLARGYLNQPELTAQKFIADPFSEEPNARLYKTGDLARYLLDGNIEFLGRIDNQVKLRGYRIELTAIEALLLQHPVVVEAVVILREEESGSKRLVAYVVPKQKTAPATNELRSFLRQKLPEYMIPSAFVVLEQLPLTPSGKVDRRHLPAPEQVQSQLEMSMEEKSTAEQTYVAARTPVEEALATIWSQVLGIKPLGIHDNFLELGGDSIQSIQVVAKAYEAGLKFSINQLFEHLTIAELAMVVETISVSQEQERYAFGDKRSLTPASPITHFSSTDTPSFTPSDFPEAELTQEELNKLFMNNTEIPRYGS, encoded by the coding sequence ATGGGCAAAAACCTTTTCGAGCTACCAGCTAAGTTTTCTACATTGGTTGAACTTCTCCAAAGTCGAGCACTCCAGCAACCCGAGCAGAAAGCATATTCTTTTGTGATTGATTCTGAGGTAGAAGGACCTTGTCTTACCTACGGTGAACTCGATTATCAAGCGAGGATCATTGCTGCCTTGCTTCAAAGTTATGGAGTCGTTGGTGGAGAGCGTGCTTTGCTGCTATACCCGCCTGGTTTGGAATTCATCGCGGCGTTCTTCGGGTGTTTGTATGCTGGGGTTGTTGCAGTCCCCGCTTATCCACCCCGGGCTAACCAATCATTGTCCCGACTCCAAGCTGTTGTGGCGGATGCACGCTCAGCAATCGCACTAACCACCACAACTGTCTTGTCCAACATTGAGCAACAATTTGCCCAATATCCAAATTTACAAACTTTGCGGTTGCTGGCTACCGACAATATGATTGCTAGCGACTTAGTACATGCATGGCAGGAGCCATCTGTCAACAGCAACACACTAGCGTTTCTCCAATACACCTCAGGCTCTACAGGTACACCAAAAGGGGTGATGGTGAGTCATGGGAATTTGTTGCATAACTCGGAGTATATCAAGACAGCTTTTGAACTCACATCTGAGAGTGTATCTGTCAGTTGGTTACCTAGTTTTCATGACATGGGATTGCTCGACGGCGTTATTCAACCCTTGTATACAGGTTTTCTAGGGGTCTTAATGCCGCCAGCATCCTTTGTTCAGCAACCAATTCGATGGCTCAAGGCAATTTCCCACTATCAGGCAACTCATTGCGGCGGTCCTAACTTCGGTTATGACCTTTGTGTAAGCAAGACGACTCCCCAACAACGAGAAACTCTTGATTTGAGTAGTTGGTCTAGTGCTTACAACGGTGCTGAGCCAGTTCGCAAAGAAACTCTAGAGCAATTTGCATCTACCTTCAAACCCTATGGCTTCCGTAGCAATTTCTTCTATCCCTGTTACGGTATGGCTGAAACTACTCTGATGGTTTCAGGAGGATTAGTGAAAGATGAGCCAATTTATTGTGCGATCGATGCAGAGGCACTCAAACAAAATCGAGTCGTCAGCAGTCAAGTCGATAATCAAAGAGTTAGACACATAGTAGGGTGTGGGCGTTCATGGCTCGATACGAAAATTGCAATTGTTGACCCACAATCACTCAAGCAATGTACTTCGGAACAGATTGGAGAAATTTGGGTATCTGGAGCCAGCGTAGCTCAGGGTTATTGGAATCGACAAGAGCAGACTGAGCAAACCTTTCAAGCATATTTTGCAAACACAGGTGAAGGCCCATTTTTACGTACTGGGGATCTAGGATTTTTAAAAGATGGTGAGTTGTTCGTCACTGGCCGACTCAAAGACCTAATTATTATCCGAGGACGCAACTACTATCCTCAAGACATTGAACTGACAGTAGCGCAGAGCCACCCAGCACTGCAACAAGGCGGTAGTGCAGCGTTTGCAATTGATGTTGGCGGCGAAGAGAGATTAGTTATTGCCCAAGAAGTTAAGCGTAGTTTCCTGCGGAATTTGGCGACTGAGGAAGTCATTGCAACTATCCGTCAAGCAGTAACAGAAGAACATGAACTGCAAGTTTATGCACTGTTGCTGCTCAAACCAGGGAGTATCCCCAAAACTTCTAGTGGCAAGGTTCAGCGCCATGCTTGTCGAACTAGTTTTTTGGCGGGAAGTTTGGAGAGTGTCGCCAGCAGCATTTTAGAAGAATCTCATACTACAGTCAGTACAGCCAGCCTCACTTATTCAGCAGTCCTGGCATTAGAGCCACAAGAGCGTCAGTTACAGTTAACGTGTTATCTTCAGCAGCAAGTCGCTCAGGTTCTCAAAATAATCCCCTCACTCGTCAACCCACAGCAACCCTTAAACACTCTGGGACTCGATTCCTTAATGGCGATAGAACTCCAGCACACCATTGAAACTAACTTGGGTGTAGTCTTACCGATGACTAGCTTTCTGGGGAGTTCCAGTATCAACCAATTAGCAACCGCAGTACTTGCCCAATTAACTAATGTTGCTTCTGCACCAAAAAGTGATCCAGCCTCGGCTAAAGAAACTATCACTGAGTATCCCCTTTCCTACGGTCAACAAGCTCTGTACTTTTTACACCAACTAGCACCAGAGAGTCCTGCTTACAATATTGCCAATGCTGTGCGTATTTGTGGTGAACTTGATATTGCCGCCTTGCACCGAGCATTTCAGACTTTAGTAGAACGCCATTCTTCGCTGTGTACAACTTTCAGAAATGCCGACGGACAACCTATGCAGCAAGTCCACAAGCATGTAGAGGTGTGGTTTCAACAGGAAGATGCAGCAACATGGGATGAGGAATTTCTGAGCTATCGCCTGCTAAAAGAAGCGTACCGTCCCTTCAATCTTGAGCAGAGTCCCCTAATGCGAGTGAGTCTGTTCACTCGCTCACCCCAAGAACACATTCTTCTGCTGGTTGTCCACCACATCGTAGCAGACTTCTGGAGCCTCACCGTGCTGGTGGATGAGTTGGGAACACTGTACCAAGCCCAAAAGAATAATACACCTGTCACCCTGCCTCCTTTGCTCTGGCAGTACACCGACTATGTGCGGGAACAGGCGAAAATGCTAGCAAGTCCAGAAGGTGAGCGGCTGTGGCGCTACTGGCAAAAGCAGTTGGCAGGAGAGTTACCTGTATTAAATTTGCCAACTGACCGTCCACGTCCCGCCATTCAAACCTATCGAGGGGCTTCTCTAGGTTGCAAGCTGAGTGCAGAACTAACTCAAAAGCTACAAGATTTTAGCCGCAAACGTGGAGTTACTCTCTACATGACAATGCTAGCAGCCTTTCAAGTGCTACTTTACCGCGAAACAGGTCAAGAAGACCTACTAGTGGGTTCCCCGACAACAGGCAGAAGTCGAACTGATGTGGCAGGACTGGTGGGTTACTTCGTGAATCCGGTAGTTTTGCGAGCCAATCTATCAGGAAATCCCACCTTTGATGAGTTTCTCGCTCAAGTACGTTCCTGTGTACTGGATGCTTTTGATCACCAGGACTACCCCTTCGCACGACTGATTGAGCAACTACAACCAGTGCGAGACCCCAGTCGTTCGCCACTATTTCAAGTGATGTTTGTTTTGCAGAAAGCGCACCTCCTCAACGAGTCAGGTTTGACAGCTTTTGCTTTAGGGGAAACAGGAGCAAGGATAAAACTAGGGGAACTAGAGTTAGAGTCCCTAGCCCTCGAACAGCGAATTGCTCAGTTCGACCTCACTCTAATGATGGCTCTTGTGGATGAAACACTATCTGCTTCTTGGCAATACAACACAGACTTATTTGATGCTGCCACTATTGCGCGAATAGCTGGTCATTTTCAGACCTTACTAGAAGGTATCGTCGCTGACTCACAGCAGCACATCTGTTTTCTACCACTCCTCACCGAATTAGAACAACAACAATTATTAGTAGAGTGGAATGCTACTCAAGTAAATTATGCTCATGCTACCTGTCTCCATCAACAATTTGAGGCTCAGGTACAGCAGACACCAGATGCAGTGGCGGTGGTATTTGAACAAGAACAACTCACCTACACTGAGTTAAATCAACGGGCAAACCAGTTAGCACACCATCTGCAAACTTTGGGAGTAGAGCCAGAGGTGTTGGTTGGCATCTACCTAGAGCGTTCACCAGAGATGGTGGTGAGTATCTTAGCGACTCTCAAGGCTGGAGGAGCTTACGTTCCTCTAGATCCCAGCTATCCTCAAGAACGTCTAGCTTTCATGCTGAAAGATGCCCAAGTTTCAGTGTTGTTGACTCAAGAGAAATTTTTCACAGCTTTGCCTGAGCATCGGGCAAAAGTGGTCTTGGTGGACAAAAACAATGAGGCCCGGGCTAGTGATAGTGTGGACAACCCAGTTAGCCAGGTGACAACTGATAATTTAGCTTATGTCATTTACACCTCTGGCTCGACTGGCAAACCAAAGGGGGTAATGAACACTCATGGAGGAATTTGCAATCGTCTCTCCTGGATGCAGGAAACCTATCAACTGACAACAGTAGATAGAGTGTTGCAAAAAACACCATTTAGCTTTGATGTCTCGATTTGGGAATTCTTCTGGCCTTTGACTACCGGAGCAGTAAGCGTGGTAGCTCGACCAGGAGGTCATCAAGATAGCGCTTACCTCGTTGAGATCATAAAAGAGCAGCAAATCACCACGCTACATTTTGTTCCTTCAATGTTGCAAGTGTTTCTTGAGGAACCTGGTGTGGAAACTTGTTACTGCTTGAGGCAGGTAATGTGCAGTGGGGAAGCACTACCTTTCAAACTACAAGAACAATTTTTTGCGCGTTTGGATGCAGACCTCCACAATTTATACGGACCAACGGAAGCAGCTATTGATGTCACATTTTGGGCTTGTGAGCGTGAGAATCCTAAATACACTGTCCCCATTGGTCGCCCCATTGCCAATACGCAAATTTATCTGCTAGATAATCACTTGCAACCAGTGCCTGTTGGCGTACCGGGGGAACTACACATTGGCGGTGTGGGTTTAGCTAGGGGTTATCTTCACCAGCCAGAACTAACAGCTCTGAAATTTATTCCCAATCCCTTTAGTGATAAGCTTGGGACACGCCTTTATAAAACTGGGGATTTGGCGCGTTACCTTCCTGATGGCAACATTGAGTATCTGGGACGACTCGACGATCAAGTTAAGTTGCGAGGGTTCCGCATTGAGTTAGGAGAGATTGAAGCGGTATTGAGTCAACACCCAGCATTGCGCGAGGTTGTTGTCTTGATGAGAGAAATTGAGAGGAGGGAACAACACCGAGACTTTACACCACTGGTTGACGTAGAAAATTCATCAACAATTACTGGTTTGCGTCGCTTACTCAAGGGAGAATTAGCTGCATCTCGGGCAGACTCTAGGAACCAGCAATTAGTTGCTTATTGCGTCACCCGTCATCAGCCAGCACCCACAACTACCGAACTGCGTCGTTTTCTCTTAGAGCAGTTCCCCGATTACATGGTTCCTGCGGCTTTCGTCCTGCTGGATGCACTTCCTTTGACTGCAAATGGTAAGGTAGACAGGCGAATGCTACCAGCTCCTGGAAAAGCTAGACCGGAGTTAGAAAAAGCTTTTGTCGCACCTCGCACTCCACAAGAGCAGACATTGGCAGAGGTTTGGGCAGAGGTGTTGGACATTGAACAGGTGGGCATTCACGACAACTTTTTTGAGTTGGGAGGGGATTCGATTCGTAGCATTCAAGTGTTAGCTAAAGCCACTGCAAAAGGTTTAAGCTTCTCCTTGGCACAAATTTTCCAGCATCAGACCATCGAATCTCTGGCACAAGAAATTACCTTTGTCGAACCCAGTGGTTTAGTTACTCAGAAAACAGAGCCATTTAGCCTGATTTCTCACGCAGAACGGCATCTTCTACCCCAAGGCGTAGAAGATGCTTATCCTTTGGCTAGGGTTCAGGCTGGGGTAATTTTTCACACTCAGTCTATGCCTGAGGAGCCAATGTACCATGACATTTTCCTGTACAATTTGCAAGTTCGTCTAGACAATGAACTGTTTCAAAAAGCCGTACAGCAGGTTGTGGAGCGTCATCCCATCCTGCGGACATCATTTGATCTGACCAACTTTAGCGAACCCCTACAGTTAGTTCATCAACAAGTCACTGCTCCCTTTCAAGTTGAGGACTTGCGCGATTTATCACCAGAGCAACAACAACAAGCACTTTCTACCTGGATAAAAGCTGAAAAAAGACAAAATTTTGACTGGTCTTGTCCGCCATTTATTCGCTTTTTTATTCATCGCCTCACGAATCAGTCATTTTATCTCACCTTTAGTTGTCACACTTCTATTCTTGACGGCTGGAGCAAGGCTTGTTTGCTGACAGAATTGCTACACCATTATGATACCTTGCTGAATAATAAAGGTGAAGTCATTGAACCACCCCTAACAATTGCTTATCGAGATTTTGTCGCCTTAGAGCGTTCAACATTGCGATCGCCTGACTCTCAAAACTTTTGGATGCAAAAATTAGCAGATTGCGTCACCACAAAACTAGCCCGTTGGGTAGTGACTCACCGCACCACAGATAAACCGAAAATTGGGTTTTTGGATGTCCCGATTTCTCCTGAGCTTTCCGAGAAATTGCAAAAACTGGCTCGGTTAGCAGAAGTTCCCCTCAAAAACATCTTGTTAGCTGCACACCTCAGAGTGATGAGTTTGTTAAGCGGTGAGAGTGATGTCCTCACAGGACTTGAGTCTAATGGACGCTTGGAAGAGGCTGACAGTGAGAAAACCTTAGGAATCCATTTGAACACAGTTCCTTTCCGTTTGCAACTGACGGGGGGAACTTGGCTAGAGTTGGTGCAGCAGGTCTTTGTAGCCGAACGAGAGTTGTTACCCTTTAGACGTTATCCCTACGCAGATTTACACCAACTTGTCGGGCGTCAGGCTCTACAGCCCTTGGTGGAAACTGTCTTTAACTACACTCACTTTCATGTTTATCAAAGTTTGCAAACTTTCCAAGATTTGGAAATTTTAGGGGCGAGGGGTTTTGGTGAAACTCATTTTACATTACGGTCTGAGTTTAATCTCAATCATGCCTCAGACTGCATACAACTCGATTTAGAGTGTGACTTGACACAGATAAGCCATGCCCAGTTAGAGACTATTGGCAGTTATTTTATTGAAACGCTAACAGCAATGTCTGTACAGCCGTTTGCACGTTATGAGTCTCAATGTCTTTTGGGCGATCGCCAACGGCAGATGTTGCTCGTGGAGTGGAATCACACCGCAAACAAATATCCACAAGAGTGCTGTATCCATCAACACTTTGAGGCTATGGCAGCACAAAATCCTAATGCGATCGCCATCGTCTTTGAAGGTGAGCAACTCAGTTACCAACAGCTAAATCATCGAGCGAATGCCCTTGCCCATTATTTGCAGCGTCTAGGAGTAGTCCCCGATGTGCCGGTGGCTCTCTGTGTCGAGCGTTCTCTAGAAATGATTGTGGGAATTTTAGGAATTCTCAAAGCAGGAGGAGCTTACGTACCCATAGATCCAACATATCCCCGAGAAAACCTGGCTTTTATGCTGCAAGATGCTCAGGTGCCAGTCCTGCTGACTCAGGCACGGCTAGTAGCAGACTTACCTGCACACACCGCCCAGACTGTCTGTCTAGACTCAGATTGGCACATCATAGCGCCGGAAAGTCCAGAAAACCCCAGCATTACAAGCACATTAGAAAACCTAGCTTACATCATCTACACCTCAGGTTCCACTGGTCAACCGAAGGGAGTACTCGTTACCCAGCAAAACTTAGTCCACTCCACAAGAGCGCGGATTGCTTATTACCCAGAACCCGTTACCAGTTTCTTATTAATTCCCTCCTTCGCTTTTGATAGCTCAGTTGGTTGCATATTTTGGACTTTATGTCAAGGAGGTAAACTTGTGCTGTTAAGAGAGGGTTCCCAGAGAGATATTTGGCAATTAACCAAGCTGATTGCCCAACATCAGGTTTCACACTGGTTGAGTGTTCCCTCACTTTACAGTACTCTACTTGTTACTATAGACCCGGATCTACTTGTCTGGTTGCACAGTGTCATTGTTGCCGGGGAATCTTGTTCCACAGAGTTAGTGGAACGTCATCGCCTAAGCTTGCCCCATACATCCTTATTTAATGAGTATGGTCCAACAGAAGCAACAGTTTGGAGCAGTGTCTACAATTGTCAAAATCATGATTTGAACAATCCTGTGCCAATTGGTCGCCCAATTGCTAACACTCAGATATATTTACTGGATTCTCACCTCCAACCAGTACCAATTGGAGTGCCTGGTGAACTGCATATTGGTGGTTTCGGTCTGGCTAGGGGCTATCTTAACCAACCTGAGCTAACTGCCCAAAAGTTCATAGCTGATCCGTTTAGTGAGGAACCGAATGCACGCCTATACAAAACTGGAGATTTAGCGCGTTACCTACTAGATGGAAACATAGAGTTCTTGGGGCGAATCGATAATCAGGTTAAGCTCAGGGGGTATCGTATCGAACTAACGGCGATAGAAGCACTGTTACTCCAACATCCTGTTGTTGTAGAAGCGGTGGTTATACTTCGAGAAGAAGAATCAGGTAGCAAACGCTTAGTTGCCTACGTAGTGCCAAAGCAAAAAACTGCACCTGCAACCAATGAATTGCGGAGTTTCTTGCGGCAGAAGTTACCAGAATATATGATTCCTAGTGCCTTTGTTGTCTTAGAACAATTGCCATTGACTCCCAGTGGGAAGGTTGATCGTCGGCATTTGCCTGCACCTGAGCAAGTACAATCCCAGCTAGAAATGTCGATGGAGGAAAAAAGCACAGCAGAGCAAACTTACGTAGCAGCCCGCACGCCAGTGGAAGAAGCGCTAGCCACAATCTGGAGTCAGGTTTTGGGAATTAAGCCCTTGGGTATCCACGACAACTTTTTAGAGTTGGGAGGTGATTCGATTCAGAGCATTCAAGTTGTGGCTAAAGCTTATGAAGCGGGGTTGAAATTCAGTATCAATCAGCTATTTGAACATCTGACAATTGCAGAATTAGCAATGGTGGTGGAGACAATTTCGGTTTCACAGGAACAAGAGCGATACGCCTTTGGCGATAAGCGAAGCTTAACGCCCGCATCGCCAATCACTCATTTTTCGTCCACTGATACGCCAAGCTTCACACCCTCAGATTTTCCAGAAGCTGAGTTAACTCAAGAAGAACTAAATAAGCTTTTTATGAACAACACAGAAATCCCTAGATATGGAAGCTAA